One Vicia villosa cultivar HV-30 ecotype Madison, WI linkage group LG5, Vvil1.0, whole genome shotgun sequence genomic window, GAAGCTTTTGTTTTCACTCACATACTCACTCATCCTTTCCACCACTAGAACAAACAACccaaggtttttttttttctttccctaatttttatttttgattcttccttttcatttttttaatattattatttgattccATGAActgaaatttgatttttattataatattttttatagattatgatgattattattatttgtttcagAACATTGAAAGTGTAGAATGGCTTCCATGATTTCAACCTTGCCACCACCATTGCTACTTCATCATGGTAGAAAATCATTTTCTGGAAATTTCCAGAATTTCTCTGTTTCTCTTCTTGCAGGTAACCCTTTAATGTGTTTGTTCTTTTTCTTTGCTTTTCTTTGGATGGGTctctaaaaagttaaaattttaattcCCTTAGACAGTATATGAAATAGAACTTGTTAAGATATTTCATTAGATAGGAAgtaaaatgagttttggagtttgaaattttgaattttaatgaaaATACTTGAAGAAAAAACATGGGAGAAATGGTCTGATGTAGTTTCTAATGGCGGTTGGATGTATGATTTCAATTATTCACATTGCAATTGCGGTCTGATGCGGTTGTGAAGGCTACTACATCAGCAATATTGATATCGCAATTGGGGTTGCTgactgcaatttaaaaccatggtttGACATTATTGTAGCATGTGAGAGATGAATTCTTAGAAGGTAACATTGTTGATCGATTGACTAACTAGTTTCAGATACAAACTAATTCAGCAATCACAGTTAAGCGTGTTTGGGCGAGAATAATACTAGAACGAGTGATCCTCTGGAAACTCCGCAATTGATAAATAAAGACTAACTCCGTAAAATGCTCATTTTTTAACTTCGGTAGCTTACTATGCTACGGAGCAATTATGAAAATGTTGAAGGTCCTTAAAACAACATTGATTTGAATTCGGTTACCTTTATTTTCTTATGGTGTGTACTTAACTGCAAGTGCTGATTTTTCGATCTCACAGGAAGACGGAATAGCGTTGCATTTGTTGTGAAGGCTTCTGGAGAAAGTTCTGAATCTTCAACTTCACTTACTGTTCTCAAATCTGTTCAGAATGTTGTGAGTTTCGCCTTCCGCTCCCAATCTTCTCGTCTCTTTCTTgagaaaaacatcaaatattacctatatttatgtttgttttttgtttgttgatGTTGAAACAGTGGGATAAACCTGAGGACCGGTTGGGACTAATTGGTTTGGGCTTTTCAGCTGTAGTTGCATTTTGGGCATCGACAAATTTGATAGCAGTAATCTTTACCAATCTTGCACTATTCTGGTTCCGAATTCGTGACTGTCTTTccgattttgatttttttgtgatttttgtgtaTAGGCTATTGACAAATTGCCAATCATCCCGATTTCACTGGAACTAGTTGGAATACTTTTCTCAACGGTAAGTCCTTTTCTAAATAACGTGTAAACTCACGAAGAATAGAACCACCATATTATAATAGAAAATGCATCATTTTGCGCTGTTCCAAAAGTTCGAGAAACTATAATAAATTGCGTGCATTCATCACAAAGTACATGGAGTTATACAATGTTTTGCAAGAGGGACTTGATAAATTTATTGGTTGATTTAGTAACTTGAATTGATAAGTAACTAACTTGTTTTTTCTGATTCAGTGGTTCACTTATCGCTATCTCCTATTCAAGCCGGACCGGTAAGCATTTACTATATCACTTTCTTGGTTTCCAGTTTTTCGGATATTAGCTACATCATAAAATTATATGAAGACCTATGATTTCATAATGAAGTGAGGAAAGAAGAAAATTAGTATGAAGTATCTGCTCTGGAGCACCAACACCTCTGAAAAATGAAAAAGGACGTATCAGTGGCCGTGTTGGTGTCAGATGCTGACAGGATACTGACATTTGTGATTACGTtaatttgttcattttttttcaaattattaatgGTGTCGATGCATTAGTCTCGGTGTCATTTTAAGTTCATAGATTGGTACTTTTCAAGAGTTTATCAGCTTATATGTGCAGTCACTATGCAAGCAACTTcaattgagttttttttcttgATTACAGGGAAGAACTTTTCAGAATCTTGAACAAGTCAGCTTCAGATATCTTGGGCCAGTAAGATGTGCCGCTGAAATATTACTCGAG contains:
- the LOC131606183 gene encoding protein CURVATURE THYLAKOID 1C, chloroplastic: MASMISTLPPPLLLHHGRKSFSGNFQNFSVSLLAGRRNSVAFVVKASGESSESSTSLTVLKSVQNVWDKPEDRLGLIGLGFSAVVAFWASTNLIAAIDKLPIIPISLELVGILFSTWFTYRYLLFKPDREELFRILNKSASDILGQ